Proteins found in one Primulina eburnea isolate SZY01 chromosome 16, ASM2296580v1, whole genome shotgun sequence genomic segment:
- the LOC140817374 gene encoding uncharacterized protein, which yields MAERPYRSNRNPRYANHNNDCNNNNNKDSPPAARVGLSREDLMAIATIVATTIQEMSHVNTNTNQPPPPPPPNGIKHHYESLRRNRVPTFDCNPDPEVGQGWLKNIETQLQLLEVPNELKVTVVTPFLEEKAAKWWETISANMTEDGPITWQRFREAFLKQYYPAELRLKLLSEFENFTQTPDMSVVEYTSKFNSLGTYAPAIMTDNILKMHRFKRGLNSRIQSALAVYQPTGFDDLMGAAIRAETDIKRREDENKNKRPLSGQSFQGKQPVKRSNQSSGPFKGTPSNSTTTFSSIKPCPLCNYRHIGECRRNTGACFNCGKMGHRIANCPKPLKKMTWSNTNDTPNKPKENKTNARMFAITQEEADDANDVVAGTIIINKISAYVLFDCGATHSFISKRFTKKLGLIPEILVEPFRIATPTSITIETHKIHRNCIVYINEHTFNAELIQVNMVEFDVILGMDWLSKSHAIVDCRRKIIKLLTPSQKEITYHGKAKKRKSLISASQTWKAMKSGEIVYLAMVNEVKEGVELKIEDIPVVQEFSDVFPEELPGMVPDREIEFEINLVPGATPISKAPYRMAPAELNELKEQLQELLDKKQIRPSVSPWGAPVLFVKKKDGSI from the coding sequence ATGGCAGAGAGACCCTATCGTAGCAACCGCAACCCACGATATGCCAATCACAACAATGATTGcaacaacaataacaacaaagATTCACCACCAGCAGCAAGAGTTGGCCTTAGCAGAGAAGATTTAATGGCCATAGCAACCATTGTGGCAACAACCATCCAAGAAATGAGCCATGTAAATACCAACACTAAtcagccaccaccacctccaccaccgaaTGGAATCAAACACCATTATGAATCTCTTCGGAGGAATCGAGTCCCAACGTTTGACTGCAACCCTGACCCAGAAGTTGGTCAAGGCTGGCTCAAGAATATTGAGACACAACTCCAATTGCTTGAAGTGCCAAATGAACTAAAAGTGACTGTGGTGACACCATTCCTAGAAGAAAAGGCGGCCAAATGGTGGGAGACAATCTCAGCAAATATGACAGAAGACGGACCAATCACATGGCAAAGGTTTCGAGAAGCATTCTTGAAACAATATTATCCAGCAGAGTTGAGATTAAAATTGTTGagtgaattcgagaattttacTCAAACTCCGGACATGTCTGTTGTGGAGTACACTTCTAAATTCAACTCCCTTGGAACCTATGCTCCTGCCATCATGACAGATAATATTCTGAAGATGCATCGTTTCAAACGTGGTCTGAACAGTCGTATCCAATCAGCTCTGGCAGTTTACCAACCCACAGGTTTTGATGATTTAATGGGAGCAGCCATTAGAGCTGAGACTGATATCAAACGCCGAGAAGatgaaaacaaaaataaacGACCTCTCTCTGGACAATCTTTTCAAGGTAAACAACCAGTTAAAAGGTCAAACCAATCGAGTGGACCATTCAAGGGAACTCCTTCCAATTCAACTACTACATTCTCAAGCATAAAACCGTGTCCATTATGCAACTACCGACACATTGGAGAATGTCGAAGGAACACTGGTGCTTGCTTCAATTGTGGGAAGATGGGACACCGAATTGCTAATTGTCctaaaccattaaagaaaatgacatGGTCAAACACTAATGATACCCCCAACAAGCCAAAGGAGAATAAGACCAATGCTCGTATGTTTGCCATAACTCAAGAAGAGGCAGATGATGCAaacgatgtcgtggcaggtaccattataatcaataaaatttcaGCTTATGTGTTGTTTGACTGTGGTGCCACTCATTCATTTATTTCTAAGAGATTCACTAAGAAGTTAGGACTTATACCAGAGATACTTGTTGAACCTTTTAGAATTGCTACTCCGACCAGTATAACAATTGAAACACATAAGATACATCGGAACTGCATAGTATATATCAATGAACACACATTCAACGCTGAATTGATTCAAGTCAACATGGTGGAGTTCGACGTTATtctgggaatggattggttatccAAGAGTCATGCAATAGTAGATTGTCGGCGTAAGATTATCAAACTCCTAACTCCAAGCCAAAAAGAAATCACATACCATGGCAAGGCTAAGAAACGTAAATCCCTCATTTCTGCATCTCAAACCTGGAAAGCCATGAAGTCTGGAGAAATAGTCTATCTAGCAATGGTAAATGAAGTAAAAGAAGGAGTCGAGCTCAAGATAGAAGATATTCCAGTGGTACAAGAATTTTCGGATGTCTTTCCCGAAGAGTTACCTGGAATGGTTCCGGATCGTGAGATAGAATTCGAGATTAACTTGGTACCAGGTGCTACACCAATATCAAAGGCACCCTAtcgaatggctccagcagaaCTCAATGAACTAAAAGAacaacttcaagagttgttaGACAAGAAACAAATCAGACCAAGTGTctctccttggggagctccagtcttatttgtaaagaaaaaagATGGAAGTATTtga
- the LOC140817372 gene encoding uncharacterized mitochondrial protein AtMg00860-like, with translation MDLMNRVFKQFLDKFVVVFIDDILVYSPSEEDHKEHLHLTLQMLREKELYAKFKKCEFWLKSVTFLGYIISKEGVSVDPKKVEAITGWPRPNTVTEIRSFLGLAGYYRKFVEGFSSIATPLTKLTQKNSKFNWSEECEKSFQTLKEKLASTPVLVLPTEDKSFTIYSDASKEGLGCVLMQEGRRRWIELLKDYDLTISYHPGKANKVADALSRKNMGKVILASLSAQPCFQETIKLRQNQDPILTKLKEQVKEKKSQDLYIDEK, from the exons atggatctcatgaacagagtATTCAAGCAATTTCTCGACAAATTTGTGGTGGTATTTATCGATGACATTCTCGTATATTCCCCAAGTGAAGAGGATcacaaagaacatcttcacCTGACTCTTCAGATGTTAAGAGAAAAAGAGTTATACGCGaaattcaagaaatgcgaattctggctaaaAAGTGTGACTTTCTTAGGCtatatcatttcaaaagaaggaGTATCTGTGGACCCTAAAAAGGTGGAAGCAATCACTGGCTGGCCGAGACCTAATACAGTAACTGAAATTCGAAGTTTTCTAGGattggcaggttactatcgaaaatttgttgaaggttTCTCTTCAATAGCTACGCCACTTACAAAACTCACACAAaagaactcaaaatttaactgGAGTGAGGAGTGTGAAAAGAGCTTCCAAACGCTTAAGGAAAAGCTTGCATCTACACCAGTACTGGTTCTACCCACTGAGGACAAAAGCTTTACCATTTATAGTGACGCATCAAAAGAGGGTTTAGGATGCGTACTCATGCAAGAAGGAAGA agaaGATGGATTGAATTGTTAAAAGATTATGATTTAACAATAAGCTATCACCCGGGCAAGGCAAATAAGGTAGCTGATGCTTTAAGTAGGAAAAACATGGGTAAAGTGATCCTAGCTTCACTTTCTGCACAACCATGCTTTCAAGAAACAATCAAGTTAAGACAGAATCAAGATCCTATTTTGACAAAACTTAAAGAACAAGTCAAAGAAAAGAAGTCACAAGATCTTTATATAGACGAGAAATGA